One genomic window of Mercenaria mercenaria strain notata chromosome 2, MADL_Memer_1, whole genome shotgun sequence includes the following:
- the LOC123563171 gene encoding uncharacterized protein LOC123563171 yields MATGGDGSEETINFRCCICAKKSITREADIYCVECQDYFCIPCADIHKLFPSAVGEHQFLDKSNFSTDSAQTMLPSCPTERCTVHNTNLLDMYCADHDEIVCVTCIALNHRTCKTMNSVPDEIDSLYEKSTADEIKGQLLAEKANMEDIKKAKEHLVIELDQYKEKAAKSIRNFRKEMEAVLDTLETESIRNLEEVYRKMRENIENEIKVAQETIDKLGLSAENVSKSFGNKAQEFVSVKMANKRIFETTKSKRVLRKALDVKILFTAYSKIAAFLNEVKSLGMVSAGLKTTLYQVQSKYEVNIRYANDRNCYIQGSCFTADSLLLLADSNNKSLKRLDLSSKSVKDQLVLGASPQAICQSGKDEIAVNLQNKSIQFVSLGNKMATTKQLKLDHSCWGLAYKDSKLFVSDGSTSLYIHDMNGSVLHKITTDRQGNTIFYANRHISLSSYGDRVYVADRNIGVIILDLQGNYESTCNDPDLVPLEGVCTDGRGNIFTCG; encoded by the exons ATGGCTACTGGAGGAGATGGATCAGAGGAAACAATCAACTTTAGATGTTGTATATGTGCAAAGAAAAGTATAACAAGAGAGGCAGATATATACTGTGTGGAGTGTCAGGATTATTTCTGTATACCATGCGCAGACATTCACAAGCTGTTTCCATCTGCAGTTGGGGAACATCAATTCCTTGACAAGTCGAATTTCAGTACAGATAGTGCACAGACAATGTTGCCAAGTTGCCCAACAGAAAGATGTACCGTTCACAACACCAACCTGCTTGACATGTattgtgcagaccatgatgaAATCGTATGTGTGACTTGTATAGCTTTAAATCACAG AACGTGCAAAACTATGAACTCTGTTCCTGACGAAATAGACAGTTTATATGAGAAGTCAACTGCTGATgaaataaagggacaactactcGCAGAGAAGGCTAATATGGAAGACATAAAGAAGGCAAAAGAACATCTTGTCATCGAACTTGATCAATACAAAGAGAAAGCAGCGAAGTCAATTAGGAATTTCCGAAAAGAAATGGAAGCTGTGCTAGACACACTTGAGACAGAGTCTATCAGAAACTTGGAAGAAGTATACAGGAAAATGAGAGAAAACATAGAAAACGAGATCAAAGTTGCACAGGAGACCATAGATAAACTAGGACTGTCGGCTGAAAATGTTAGCAAATCCTTTGGAAATAAAGCACAAGAGTTTGTCTCTGTTAAAATGGCAAACAAACGTATTTTTgaaacaacaaaatcaaaaagAGTTCTTAGAAAAGCTTTGGATGTTAAAATCTTATTTACTGCCTATTCAAAAATTGCAGCTTTTCTGAATGAGGTGAAATCATTAGGAATGGTCTCTGCAGGGTTAAAAACTACATTGTATCAAGTGCAAAGCAAGTATGAAGTAAATATCAGATATGCAAATGATAGGAATTGTTATATCCAAGGCTCATGTTTCACAGCGGATAGTTTATTACTACTAGCTGACTCAAACAACAAAAGCCTGAAACGTTTAGATCTTTCTTCAAAATCTGTCAAGGATCAGCTAGTCCTGGGAGCTTCACCTCAGGCTATCTGTCAGAGTGGTAAAGATGAAATTGCTGTAAACCTTCAAAACAAATCTATTCAATTCGTATCACTCGGAAACAAGATGGCAACAACGAAACAACTAAAGCTAGATCATAGTTGCTGGGGTCTTGCCTACAAGGATAGTAAACTGTTTGTCTCTGACGGCAGTACCTCTCTCTATATTCATGACATGAATGGCTCTGTGCTACACAAAATCACAACCGACCGGCAAGGAAATACCATTTTTTATGCAAACCGACATATCAGTCTCAGCAGTTATGGAGATAGGGTATATGTAGCTGATCGCAACATAGGTGTGATAATCCTTGATTTGCAGGGGAATTATGAATCAACATGTAATGATCCTGATTTAGTTCCACTAGAGGGAGTTTGTACCGATGGTAGAGGAAATATATTCACTTGTGGCTGA